TAGATGTTGAAAGTAAAGAAAACTTTAATAAACTTGATCCAGTTAAAATAACATTAAATAAATATCCAAGACTTCTTGTTTTAAAAGCTGCTTTTGAAACACTAAAAGAAGGTAATAAAGTAACTCTAATAGAATTAGAAAAGAAAATAGTTTTTTTCTTATCGTATAATATTAAAAATAAAAAAAGGCCGAATTAGAGGCCTTTTTTATTTTTTAAACTTTTAAGTTTTGTGTAAGCAGAGGTAGTTCTTCGAAATAAATATTAAGTATATATATTGTATTTTAAAAAAAATATGGTAAAATACCTGTGTCAATAAAAATTAAGGAGGAATAAAAATGAACTTTGAAAAGTATATTAGAGATATACCGGATTTTCCAAAGCCGGGTATAATATTTAAAGATATAACACCTCTACTCGCTAATCCTGCTGCATTCAGAGAAGTAATAGATGAAATGGCAAGAAAAGTGGAAAAATTAGATTTTGACACAATTTTAGTTCCAGAAGCGAGGGGCTTTTTATTTGGATCAGCTCTTGCCTACAAGTTAGGGAAAAAATTGGTTCCTATAAGGAAGCCAGGAAAATTGCCATATGATATAGTTGAAGTTTCTTATTCACTTGAATATGGTGAAGCGAAAATTCAGATGCATAAAGATGCATTATCAAAAGGTGAAAAAGTATTGGTTGTAGATGATGTTTTGGCGACAGGTGGTACAATTCAGGCTATAGAAACATTGGTAAAAAAATTAGAAGCAGAAGTTTCAGGTGTTTTATGTTTAATTGAATTGAGTTTTTTAAATCCAAGAGAAAAATTATCAAATTTAAGAGTTGAAAGTATATTAACTTATTAATATCATTTCAGTTATGGGAGGGGTAATATGAAAGGAATAAAATTTGATTTTACTAATATGTTTTTTCCCAATATAGATAAAGGAATCAAATATGAAGAAATAAATGAATATAAAGAAAAAATAGAGAAAATAATCTCAGAAATTCTTGATGAAAAGCCTGGTTTTATAAATTTACTTGAAAACACAAAATATTTAGATAAAATACTTGATATTCAGGAATGGATTCAGTCATTTGAAAGTTTTGTAGTTTTAGGGATAGGTGGATCTGCTCTTGGTAATATTGCTTTGCAAACCACATTAAACCCATTAAATTATAATTATATGGAAAATAAAAAAACTCCCAAAATATTTATTGTTGATAATGTTGATCCTGATTTTGTTGCATCTATTTTAGATCAGATTAACCCACATAAGACATTATTTAATGTTATTTCAAAATCCGGAACAACTGCAGAGGCAATGTCTAATTATTTAATTGCAAGAGGGATAATTGAGAGCTATGGGTTAGATCCGAAAAAACATATAATATTTACTACAGATCCTGAGAATGGTATTTTGAGAAAAATTGCAAAAGAAGAGGGAATCGAAACATTAGAAATTCCACAAGAAGTAGGTGGAAGATTCAGTGTTTTAACTCCTGTGGGATTATTATCTGCTTTAGCAGGAGGAATAGATATAATAGATTTAATAAATGGTGCCAAGGCAATGTTTGAAAAAGTATCTAATAAAAATATTTATGAAAATCCAGCAGCATTAAATGCATTATTACATTTTCTTTATTATAAAAAGGGGTATAATATTTCGGTAATGATGCCATATTCAAACAAATTGTTATTATTAGCAGATTGGTATAGACAATTGTGGGCTGAAAGCTTAGGAAAAAAATATAATATTAATGGAGAAGTAGTGAACGTAGGTCAAACTCCTGTTAAAGCTTTGGGCGCAACTGATCAACACTCTCAAGTACAATTATATAATGAAGGTCCTGATGATAAAGTGGTTACATTTATAAAGTTAGAAAAGTTTGAAAGAGATATAAAAATACCCAAAATACATGAAGAATTTTCAACTCTTTCATATCTAGGTGGAAAAACATTATCCGAATTATTAAACACAGAATTATTTGGTACAGAATATGCATTAACAGAACACGGAAAGCCAAATATGAAAGTTGTTTTTCCGGAAATAAACGCATTTAATGTAGGACAGTTTTTCTTTGTTTATGAGTTTCAGACAGCTATAATGGGAAAATTACTCGAAATAAATGCCTATGATCAACCTGGAGTTGAACTTGGTAAAAAAGTTACATATGCCTTGATGGGTAGAGAAGGTTATGAGAATTTTGCAAATGAAGTAAAAGAAAAATTTGAAAAAAAGGAAAAGTTTATATTATGAAAATTATTGGCATAACAGGTTATGCTGGTAGTGGAAAAAGTACGGTAGCCAGGATTCTTCGGGATCTTGGCTATATTGTTCTCGATTTGGATAAAATTGGACATGAAGTTCTTAAAGATAACGAAGTAAAAGAAAAGTTAAAGAAGAATTTTGGAGAAAATATATTCGAAAATGGTGAGATAGATAGAAAAAAACTGGCAAAAAAAGTTTTTGAAGATAAAAATAAATTAAAAATACTAAACTCGATTACCCATCCGAAAATAAAGGTACAAGTAGAAGAAATAATTAAAAATTTAAACGCAAAGAAAATATTTATAGATGGAGCATTGATAAAAGAAATAGGACTGGATAAAATATGCAATTATATAATATTTGTTGAGTCGTCAGAAAAAAATAGGTTGGAAAGATTAACAAAGTTAAGGGGAATATCTGTTGAAAAAGCTAAAAATATAATGTTAGCTCAGAAAGATATAAAATATAAATATGACTTTAAAATAATTAATAATAATGGATTAGATGTAATTAAAAAGGAATTATTAAAAATACTTGAAAAAATTTAATTTGATTTTGTTATGTTTCATGTAGTATAATATCATGTTCATCAAATCTATTCAGGAGGTGTTATAGGTGAAAAAATTGCTTTTGGTAGCCTTATTGTTGTTTGTTATGATTTTTTCTTTTGGTGAAAAAATTAAAGTTGAATTCTGGCATGCTATGGGTGGGGGACATGGTAAAACGTTAGAGGAATTAGTTGCAGCATTTAATAGAGAAAATCCGTATGTTGAGGTCGTTCCAGTTTATGTGGGTAATTACGGTGCATTATCAAGGAAATTATTGAGTACAGTTGTTGCATATAATGAAGGAACAAGAGATAATTTGCCAGTTATAGCCCAGGCATATTCAAACTGGACATCAAAATACCTTCAAAGTGAAGGAATAGTTGAACCATTAAATAAGTTTATATATGGGGATTCAGAATTTAAACAAGTATGGGAAAATCAGATATACAAAGTATTTAAAGATATTTCAGTATGGGGAGATACCATTTATTCAATTCCATTTAATAAAAGTGTATATACAGCATATTATAACGTAGATTTGTTTGATTTATATGGTGTAGAACCACCAAAAACATTGGACGAGTTATATGAAGTAGCAAAACAATTAACAGAAGATGTTGATGGCGATGGTCAGATAGATCAATACGGATTAGGATATAGAACTACTGTAGATGATTTTCAAACATTTTTGTATGCAATGAATGGAAAAGTATTAGATTATGCAGGTAATGGAAAATGGAAAATCGTTTTGGATAAAAATTTAACAATCAAAACATTAAACTTCATGAAAAAATTAAAAACAGACGAGGTTGCATTTGTGCAAGGAGGATATTTAAATGATCCATTTGGAAATGGACAGATAGCAATGTATATGGGGACAATAGCAGGAAAACCATATGTAGAAAAATCAATAAAAGGGAAATATGAATGGACATGGGCATCATTACCTTCTGTTGATGGAGTACCTCATTCACCAATAGCAGGAACAGATTTGATAATGTTTGCATGGGCATCAAAAGCTCAAAAACAGGCAGCATGGATGTTTATGAAATTTTTATTAGATAAAGTTAATCAGGCATATTGGGCAGTAAATACAGGATATGTACCTGTTAGAAAAGATGTTGTTGAGACACCACAATGGAAGTCATATGTGGCAAATGATGAAAAACCTGTAATAGCATTGAATTCATTGAAAACAGCTGTTCCGGATCCAAAACCTGCAGCATGGTATGATATTAGAAAATCATTAGGTACTATTACAAGTGACTTCTTATATGACAAGATTACTGCTGAAGATGCATATAATAGGATGATTGAGGAAATTAAAAATTTGTTGGTCGAAAATGAAGAATTAGCAGAATAAAAAAAGGCGCGAAAGCGCCTTTTTTTATTATCAACTGTAAAAAGAACTAATAAAACTTTTTGGACACCCTTTTTAAAATTTTAGAGAATATTTAGAAACTGTTTTGTTGCAAAAAATTAACTACATTAATATATCAGGTGATTTGACAATGATATAAAATGATGATATAATTTGTTTATAAAATGATAAAAAGGAGGTTAATTTTTATGGCAAGAAGGCCAAATCCAACATTAAGAGCAAAAAGAAAAGAAAATTTAATGGATTCTATAATTAAAATAATAACGGAAGAATCAATAGCTGAAGCAACTACCAGACATATTTCTGAGATGTCTAATTTAACGATAGCTTCTTTACACTATTATTTCGGATCCAAAGATGGTGCATTAGTTGCTACAGGTGAAAGTATTTTAGAAGATTGGATAAATGAATTTTTTAAAAAAAGAACTATGACTGCTGAAGAAAAAATTAGAAGAATATATACTCCACCAAAATATATGATAGCCTTTTCTCAAATATTGACTTATCCATATAGGCAAAAAAAAGTTTCAAGAAAAGCGAGATTGCTTGATATGAATTTTACCAATACAATAAAAGAATTTTTAAAGATGCATGAAATAGGTTTGGAAAATATAGAAAATACAACGGAATTAATCAAAACATTTTTAATAGGTTTAAGTTTTAAAATTATTGTTAATCCTAATATTTTAGATTCTGAATTGGAAAATTTAAAGAATTTCTTCAATAAGAAAGAGGAGTTGCCAGATATAAAAGGATTTAAATGAGGAATGGTAATTCCTCTTTTTTTATTTTTTTATAAAATATAGAATTGCGATTATATTTAGGTTTAAATATTTGTAATCAAATGTTATTGAGTTCTTTTGAATTTTATAATTTCACCTTTTTATTATAAAATATAATACTATATATATTTGAGTTATAATAAAGAAGGTGGGAATGTGTTTTTTTATTTATTACCGGCAGTATTTTTTGGATGGTCATTGGGTGCAAATGATGCAGCTAATATTTTTGGTACAGCGGTATCAAATAGAATTGTAAAATATAGAACAGCTACTATTATTTCTGCAATTTTTATATTAATTGGAGCTGTATTAGGAGGAGCCAAGGGAATAGAAACAATTAGTAATGTTACAGCACAGAGCCTGATTTCTGGATCAATTTCAGTATTGTCAGCAGCAATTACAATGACAGTAATGACGTATTTTGGAGTTCCTGTTTCATCTTCTCAGGCGATAGTTGGTTCAATTATGGCAGTTGGATTAATAGAAGGTGGAGTAAATTGGTCAATAATTTTGAAACTGGTTTTGGCATGGGTTGGGACACCAATTGGAGGTATGATTTTTGGATTTATTTCCTATAAAATTCTATCAATTCCTTTTAATAAAATAAAGTCTATATATATGAAAGAAAGAGTTGTTCAAATTGCTACACTTATTATTGGAGCGTATGGGTCATATTCTCTTGGTGCAAATAATGTTGCAAATATTACGGGTGTGTTTGCCAGTTCAATAGGTGTTAGTACGGCAGCGTTGGTTGGGGGGCTTGCAATATCTTTTGGAGTATTAACATATAGTTATAAAGTTATGATGACAGTTGGCCGTCAAATAATAGAACTTGATTATTTTTCTGCGGCAATTGCTGTGCTTGGTGAATCAATAACAGTATGGATATATGCATTGCTGGGTATCCCGGTTTCTACATCACAGGCTATAGTTGGTGCAGTAATCGGTGCTGGATATGCAAGAGGCTCAAGATTAACAAATAAAAAGATATTACTCAAAATATTAAGTGCATGGGTTAATACACCTATTTCGGCAGGAATAATTACAGCGATTATATACTTTGTGTTTAGAGGAGTTTTTAAAATAAGTATTTAACAGGAGGTGCCAATATGGGACTATTTTTTGGTAAAAAAGAGAAAAAAATTATAGAATTATTTGATCAACATCTTGAAGCTGTTGATAATACTATCGAAAAATTAGAGGATTTGATAATTAATTTAGATAAAGGAACAGAAAAAATAAAAGAATTAGCGGATGAGGTTAGGAATGCAGAAACAGAAGCAGATAAAATTAGAAGGCAGGCAGAATTAGAAATGTATTCAGGAGCTTTTTTGCCTAATTTCAGAGGGGATTTGCTTGGTACTGTTGAATCTATGGATAGGATTGCAAATAAAGCAGAAAGTGTTGCTGATGAAATAGAGCTTCAAAATTTATCAGTTCCAGATGAAATATTACCAGATCTGGTTGAACTCATAAAAAAATCTCAGGTAACATATAAAGCAGTAAAAGAAGCAGCTAAAGAAATGTTTGAAAATTTTGAAAAGGCTAATGAAATGATATTAAAAACAGAAAATTATGAACATGAAACAGATATTATTGAAAGAGATATTATTAGAAAGATCTTTTCTTTAAATATATCACTTGCAAAAAAAATACAGTTAAAAAAGCTTGTTCATAGGATTGCTGACATTTCCGATACGTCTGAAGATGTTTCTGATAGAATTCAAATAATTATATATAAAAGAAAAGTGTAAAAGGTGCGTTGTTAGCGCACCTTTATTTATTTTAATAAAAAATATTCATCAAAAGTTATTGGATTTCAATAATAGTATGATATTCAAAAGAAGTATTTTCAGACCAATTATAAATAACCAGTTCAATTAAATACATTCCAGATGACTCGAAAAAACTGGAAGGTATGGTATATGAAAGATCATCAATTGAAAAATAAGGAGTTTCATCATTATAATCATCAGCAACTCTCATTCTATTTTCCCAGTCAACCATATGTGTTGTTTCATCAATTTTTGCTATGTTAATTTCTGCACCTTCATAAGGTAAAATTAAATTATTATTCCATTGAAGCATAATATTTTCTCCAGAAGTATATGTTCTAAAATTATAAGGAGAAGTTATTTCTAAAGAATTTTCTGAATATAGTTTTCCTAAATATAAGACTTTTGAATCAACTATTTCGTTATTATAATTATAAACTTTTATTGTGTAATTGGTATCTTCGTATGAATTTAAAGTTATAACCTCAAAAATTTCTTCATTGAAATAATAATTATCTCTTTCATAATATAAATCAGTTATATATTCATCATTTTTATATACTTCAACTTTTTGAACACTTTCTGGATTAGATATATTCACATCAAACCTTAAAGCTAATTCTGGAGTCGGATTACCAAATTCATCTGGTCGTATTCTTGTAATTCCTTCCATTTCACAATTTATTATTTGAGGTATTTGCATATGTTGATTAAAATCAATAGTAGATATTATTAATGGATTTTCAATTCCACTCATTAATCCATTAAAATAAGGATCCGGAAAGTCAATAATAATCTTTTCAATTTCTTTAGAATCAATAGTTCCTTCAAGAGTGATATCTGGTAAATATATACTTAAATCTTCAAAATCTTCTGGATTTTCGAAAAATACAGCGGGATATATCATAATTGGTCCGAAAATATGGACTGGAACATTAATATCGCTAATAAACAAATTTAAAATATTAGATATGTATATTTGCCATATGCTAAATGTTTCTAAAGGTCCTGAAGTTATCTCATGTTCCTGTGGAAGATAATCTATAATCGAATCTTCTAATACCATTTTTACAATATCCTTTTGAGAGAATATAGAGTTTTGTATTGAAGCAACTCTTGTTTCGAAAAAATCATCTCGAGGTTTTAACATTTCACCAAAAATGTTATTTTCCATTTCAGATGCAGTTATGGTGTAATCGTTTGCCAAAGTTAAAAATAATTCATCTAAAGAAGCCTCAGGAGAATCACTTTGCAGAATGGAGGTTATAGTGGCAGATGTATTATTTAAATCGTATAGAAAAAAGGCATTTCCACGTACATAGATATTATTGAATACAAAAGCCATCATTGAAATCAAACCTTCATCAACTATTAGATAATCATTTTCATCAAAAGTAAGAGAGTAATCAGAAAGATCTTCATAATTCATTTTTTTCGTCAAAAACTCCCAGTCAAATATAGCATCTCCTGGTGTGTTTTTATCTATGCATATAAATTCAATATTATCTATATCATCAAGTTTTAATAATATATCAGTATAAAGGCCAAAAGATCCCTTTTGTGGTTCTTGTCCACAATAAGTTACAGTAGCAGCTATATGTAATTCTGTATTATTATCTATAATTCCATCACCATTCCAATCAAAATCATTTATTTCCCATTTTATATTTTCATCAAGATAATCATTTATGGAAAGTTTTTGAGAAAATACTCCAAGGTCTTCTATTATGTTAATTAATGATTCTTCTAAATTTTCAGGAATATTTATTAAATTTAAAATGAAATTCTGAAAATTATTATTTGTAATGGCATGCATTAATGATTCAATATATTCCTTGTGATTAAAAAATATATCGTTAATATTCTGTATTTCATCAGGAAGACTTTTTAGAACAGTTAAAATATCATTATAAGCAGGTGTAGAGATTGAAGTTATATCTGTATTGTTATTTAGTACAATTGTTCCAGAAGGACTTTCGAGAATACTATAACCATAGTTTGCTGTAAATATTGAAAAATCAATAATATTTACTTGCTGGTCCTCTAATTTATAGTCGTAAACATATTTCCAATTACCTTTATTAACTATATTTAAAGCTGGACCTATATCAAATCTTGAGAATTCATCAGGTACATCTTCATTGCATGAATTCATTCCATAATAATAAACAAATGATGAAAAATCTGTTAGATCCACTTTTCCGCTCAGGTTAAAATCACCTAACAATCCGCCCCATTTCCAGTTATAAGGATCAAAATTATTATATTGTTTGGTTAAAGTATTTCTTGAAAAATAATCAATTTTTTCGATATTAAAATTATTTGTTTTAATGGTTAAAAGTACATCACCAGTGTTTACGGAATTTATAGTTGAAATTGCTACTAACAATTTATCTTCTTTTTCTTTTACAATATTCATAAACATTGAAGGAATTTCAATTTCATCTGGAGAAACATTCGTTATTAAAAATTCGAAAGAATCTGCTGTCACCTTTGAGGTGACAACAGCAACTTTATCATTAAAATTTATATCTATAATTCTTGAAATATTCAAATTACTGTTTTCATTTATAACTTTATTGTCTTGAATACAGGCTGATAATAACAGTGAAATAATCAGTATTATAAAAAACAAATATAAGAATTTTTTCATTCAAAACACCTCCTATTGTCCGTAAACTTCAAGTGAATTTTCTATTTCAAGCGAAACAGGCGCTTTATTTTCTTCAAATAAAATAAATGCATCAGTAATTTCTATTGTTGTTCCATGTACAATGGAATCATTATTTAGTGTGAAAGATGCAATTTCTGTATCTGATAAATCTAAAGGAGATTTGAATATTATAGATATAATAATTTCTTTATATTCTTCATCGGTATAATCATCAAATTTTATGGAAGATTTTATTAATGAAAAATCTATATCGGAATCCGAAATGGAAATATTACTAGCATCAAAGGTTATTTCAGGATCAGTTTTTAAATGAAATTCTATGCCATAAACTTCTGTTAAATCATTTCCTGAAGTATTAAGTTGGAAGGTATTTTGATTATTCTCGAGATATTGTGGAGTAAATGACACGTAATTTTCTTTCAACAGTGGATCGTATATAAATGATTTTACAGGAGAAATTATGGTTTCGCTTCCATCGTCTGCTAATATTGCATAATAATATATATCACCATATTGTAATTTGTTAAATAATTGCCATAATTCTATAGTAATTTCTTCATTTGGATTTCCAGTTAATGATGTCTCAAAAATATCGGGGTATGCCCAAGTCTTTTGCCATGGAGTGAAAAGCAATATGTGATATTCGATTTGATTTGCTGTATTTGAAGCATAGAAAGAGATGGTATCAAAAGCACGAGCGCTTTTATCAAATGAATCATATACCTCAATATCCATAGAATTATCTGAAGATGAAATATTGAAACTTCTTATATTTGAATTATAAGAGCGATCGATGTCTCTGTTTCCTTTCACCATCCATATATATGGTCCATCTTTTAATTCTAGGTTATAGTCAGGATTAATAACATAATCAAAAGGTTCAATATAGTTGGTATCAGCTTCAATCAATTCTTTTGCAGGTTTTAAAAAGAAATTATATTCAATATTCTCGCCAAGATCTTCCCATGTAAAACCTATATTCTTAAAAGGCTCTGATGATATAATAAATTCTCCGTTTAAAGGGGTAAAAAGCTGTAATTTATTTTCTTCCGGTTCTCCCCGTATATCTTTTATTTCAAATGTGAATGTTGCGCTTATAATATTTCCACTATCGTCCATTATATGCCAGTAATAAATTCCCGAATTATCAAAATCAACAGTTACATAATATTGGTTTTCAAGATTTGTATTATAAATAATGTTACCTTCTTCATCTATTACTTCAAAAATATAATTCATATTTTGTAGTGGTGCAGGATTATCAGGATCAGGTGGAGGCATTATGTGATGCCAGCTAAACCAAATAGTATAGTAATCAAAAACAGCATTTTGTTCTGGATAATCCAGTAAAACCTCATATGGTTCTGTATTGACGAAAAACCATCTGTGTTCTGTTTCTTGATATTCTTCAGGTTCAACATTTGCTAATGATAACCAGTATTTGTAAGCTCCATCTTCAAGATTTATGTTATAATTAAATGTCATTTCACCAGTAAACATATCAGTTCCTGTTGAATAATCGTCTGGAGTAATTAATATATCCATATTTTCCCAGGTATCTATAGGTCGTATATGTAATTCGAAATCACCTGTATAAGATGGATCCATTCCCCATATAAATCCAATGTTATTGGCTTGTGTAGCATCACCATCCAGAGGTTGTATAAGATGCAAATCTAACATCCAAGTTCCTTCTTCGATAAAGAAATACCATATTTCACTTTCAATATAATTTGATTCATCGATAAATGCACGAATTTTCCATTCATATTCTTTTCCAACTGATAATTCAGGGATTATCATTTCTGCTTCATAACTTCCATAATCTTCGTCATACCATAAGATGTTTATATTTTCAGAAGCTTTTGACCAATTATCATCATTTATTTCTCTGTAATATAATTCGAAAATGTTTGCTGTAGCTGTTTGTGAATTTAGATTATTCACACCCCATCTGAAATAAACATCTGTTGTAGTATCTCCTGGTAAAGATGAGACATAATCAGGAGGATCCATTTTATAGAAATATGCAGTTTCTTCAATATCTCCAATTTTAAACTC
This genomic interval from Marinitoga sp. 1197 contains the following:
- a CDS encoding adenine phosphoribosyltransferase, whose translation is MNFEKYIRDIPDFPKPGIIFKDITPLLANPAAFREVIDEMARKVEKLDFDTILVPEARGFLFGSALAYKLGKKLVPIRKPGKLPYDIVEVSYSLEYGEAKIQMHKDALSKGEKVLVVDDVLATGGTIQAIETLVKKLEAEVSGVLCLIELSFLNPREKLSNLRVESILTY
- a CDS encoding glucose-6-phosphate isomerase; this translates as MKGIKFDFTNMFFPNIDKGIKYEEINEYKEKIEKIISEILDEKPGFINLLENTKYLDKILDIQEWIQSFESFVVLGIGGSALGNIALQTTLNPLNYNYMENKKTPKIFIVDNVDPDFVASILDQINPHKTLFNVISKSGTTAEAMSNYLIARGIIESYGLDPKKHIIFTTDPENGILRKIAKEEGIETLEIPQEVGGRFSVLTPVGLLSALAGGIDIIDLINGAKAMFEKVSNKNIYENPAALNALLHFLYYKKGYNISVMMPYSNKLLLLADWYRQLWAESLGKKYNINGEVVNVGQTPVKALGATDQHSQVQLYNEGPDDKVVTFIKLEKFERDIKIPKIHEEFSTLSYLGGKTLSELLNTELFGTEYALTEHGKPNMKVVFPEINAFNVGQFFFVYEFQTAIMGKLLEINAYDQPGVELGKKVTYALMGREGYENFANEVKEKFEKKEKFIL
- the coaE gene encoding dephospho-CoA kinase (Dephospho-CoA kinase (CoaE) performs the final step in coenzyme A biosynthesis.), coding for MKIIGITGYAGSGKSTVARILRDLGYIVLDLDKIGHEVLKDNEVKEKLKKNFGENIFENGEIDRKKLAKKVFEDKNKLKILNSITHPKIKVQVEEIIKNLNAKKIFIDGALIKEIGLDKICNYIIFVESSEKNRLERLTKLRGISVEKAKNIMLAQKDIKYKYDFKIINNNGLDVIKKELLKILEKI
- a CDS encoding extracellular solute-binding protein, with the protein product MKKLLLVALLLFVMIFSFGEKIKVEFWHAMGGGHGKTLEELVAAFNRENPYVEVVPVYVGNYGALSRKLLSTVVAYNEGTRDNLPVIAQAYSNWTSKYLQSEGIVEPLNKFIYGDSEFKQVWENQIYKVFKDISVWGDTIYSIPFNKSVYTAYYNVDLFDLYGVEPPKTLDELYEVAKQLTEDVDGDGQIDQYGLGYRTTVDDFQTFLYAMNGKVLDYAGNGKWKIVLDKNLTIKTLNFMKKLKTDEVAFVQGGYLNDPFGNGQIAMYMGTIAGKPYVEKSIKGKYEWTWASLPSVDGVPHSPIAGTDLIMFAWASKAQKQAAWMFMKFLLDKVNQAYWAVNTGYVPVRKDVVETPQWKSYVANDEKPVIALNSLKTAVPDPKPAAWYDIRKSLGTITSDFLYDKITAEDAYNRMIEEIKNLLVENEELAE
- a CDS encoding TetR/AcrR family transcriptional regulator translates to MARRPNPTLRAKRKENLMDSIIKIITEESIAEATTRHISEMSNLTIASLHYYFGSKDGALVATGESILEDWINEFFKKRTMTAEEKIRRIYTPPKYMIAFSQILTYPYRQKKVSRKARLLDMNFTNTIKEFLKMHEIGLENIENTTELIKTFLIGLSFKIIVNPNILDSELENLKNFFNKKEELPDIKGFK
- a CDS encoding inorganic phosphate transporter — protein: MFFYLLPAVFFGWSLGANDAANIFGTAVSNRIVKYRTATIISAIFILIGAVLGGAKGIETISNVTAQSLISGSISVLSAAITMTVMTYFGVPVSSSQAIVGSIMAVGLIEGGVNWSIILKLVLAWVGTPIGGMIFGFISYKILSIPFNKIKSIYMKERVVQIATLIIGAYGSYSLGANNVANITGVFASSIGVSTAALVGGLAISFGVLTYSYKVMMTVGRQIIELDYFSAAIAVLGESITVWIYALLGIPVSTSQAIVGAVIGAGYARGSRLTNKKILLKILSAWVNTPISAGIITAIIYFVFRGVFKISI
- a CDS encoding TIGR00153 family protein, producing MGLFFGKKEKKIIELFDQHLEAVDNTIEKLEDLIINLDKGTEKIKELADEVRNAETEADKIRRQAELEMYSGAFLPNFRGDLLGTVESMDRIANKAESVADEIELQNLSVPDEILPDLVELIKKSQVTYKAVKEAAKEMFENFEKANEMILKTENYEHETDIIERDIIRKIFSLNISLAKKIQLKKLVHRIADISDTSEDVSDRIQIIIYKRKV